A single region of the Arthrobacter sp. PAMC25564 genome encodes:
- a CDS encoding IS1380 family transposase, with amino-acid sequence MQKSTAVFPSPPVSFTGQSLISHARVSVLTGFMDALGFGRLCEDRLGQFVPSGAKHRPGRLVGSLAAMLAAGGEHASDLDILRSSPGVFGQLPSNATVSRFFERTVANPELFGYGFETLTRELRTRAWDAAGDRNPALAATAADPLIIDLDATLVTSHSDKENVAGTYKGGYGFAPFIASVDYGGGNGSGEILAAMLRPGNAGANSAEDHIRVFHTAAAQLPESFFTEAGALAGEKVLVRTDGAGASRKFLWHLHSLGVQFSTSFALPLGKAHMIDWINDKEHWQLALDQHGNDRNDAWVINATDVIPLTDYPPGTNLFLRAEPLHPGAQPTLLDVDGHRITAFLTNSPRWHGPFLDARHRARGRCENRIKTLKNTGLGKLPFFDFAANQAWANIATLALNLVSWLQLAALPDGHHAKAWDIKRWRYRLFATAGKIITRARRHQLLLPETAPEKDLLKLLLENTARLSKGLVPSTG; translated from the coding sequence ATGCAGAAGTCTACCGCTGTTTTTCCGTCCCCGCCGGTCAGTTTCACCGGCCAGTCGCTGATCTCCCACGCCCGGGTTTCGGTGCTCACCGGCTTCATGGACGCGCTGGGTTTCGGCAGGCTGTGTGAGGACAGGCTGGGCCAGTTTGTTCCCTCTGGCGCGAAACACCGGCCTGGCCGGCTGGTTGGTTCTTTGGCCGCCATGCTCGCCGCCGGAGGCGAACACGCCTCCGATCTGGACATCCTGCGTTCCTCACCCGGCGTCTTTGGTCAGCTGCCCTCGAACGCGACCGTCTCCCGGTTCTTCGAACGCACCGTGGCGAACCCGGAGCTGTTCGGCTACGGATTCGAGACCCTTACCCGGGAACTGCGCACGCGGGCCTGGGACGCGGCCGGGGACCGGAACCCGGCACTGGCCGCGACGGCTGCGGACCCGCTCATCATCGACCTCGACGCGACCCTGGTGACCTCGCATTCGGATAAGGAGAACGTCGCCGGAACCTACAAGGGCGGCTACGGGTTCGCCCCGTTCATCGCCAGCGTCGACTACGGCGGCGGCAACGGTTCCGGGGAAATCCTCGCCGCAATGCTGAGGCCGGGCAACGCCGGGGCGAACAGCGCCGAGGACCACATCCGGGTCTTCCACACCGCCGCAGCCCAACTGCCCGAGAGCTTCTTCACCGAGGCCGGGGCCCTGGCCGGGGAAAAGGTCCTGGTCCGCACCGACGGTGCCGGCGCCTCGCGGAAATTCCTCTGGCACCTGCACAGCCTGGGCGTGCAGTTCTCCACCAGCTTCGCGCTGCCCTTGGGCAAAGCGCACATGATCGACTGGATCAACGACAAAGAGCACTGGCAGCTGGCCCTGGACCAGCACGGGAACGACCGGAACGATGCGTGGGTCATCAACGCCACCGACGTCATCCCGCTCACCGATTACCCGCCGGGCACCAACCTGTTCCTCCGCGCCGAGCCGCTGCACCCCGGCGCGCAGCCGACCCTGCTCGACGTCGACGGGCACCGGATCACCGCGTTCCTGACCAACTCCCCACGCTGGCACGGACCCTTCCTCGACGCCAGACACCGCGCCCGCGGCCGGTGCGAGAACCGGATCAAAACCCTGAAAAACACCGGCCTGGGCAAGCTGCCGTTCTTCGATTTCGCCGCGAACCAGGCCTGGGCAAACATCGCCACCCTGGCCCTCAACCTGGTCTCCTGGCTCCAGCTCGCCGCCCTCCCGGACGGCCACCACGCCAAAGCCTGGGACATCAAACGCTGGCGCTACCGGCTCTTCGCGACCGCCGGGAAAATCATCACCCGCGCCCGCCGCCACCAGCTCCTGCTCCCGGAAACAGCGCCCGAGAAAGACCTCCTGAAACTGCTTCTGGAGAACACCGCCCGCCTCAGCAAAGGGCTCGTTCCTTCCACCGGCTGA
- a CDS encoding response regulator transcription factor, whose product MTDGPKVLLVEDDASLAAMLEELLRGEGYTVVMAHDGQRALHEGLSQPFDVLLMDRGLPGMEGLDVLARLRSRGVATPALILSALSNPADRVEGLDRGAEDYLGKPFDVDELLARLRSLLRRHTASSDAVPVPGGMLDVSGRTVTLGSGAVIVLSERESELLALLARRPQQIFTREGLMDAVFPEADDDGVVDTYVHYLRKKLAKSAVLTVRGVGYRLGALL is encoded by the coding sequence ATGACAGACGGGCCGAAAGTACTGCTGGTGGAAGACGATGCCAGCCTGGCTGCCATGCTGGAGGAGCTGCTGCGGGGCGAGGGCTACACGGTGGTGATGGCCCATGACGGGCAGCGGGCCCTGCACGAGGGGCTCAGCCAGCCGTTCGACGTCCTCCTGATGGATCGGGGCTTGCCGGGCATGGAGGGCCTGGACGTTCTGGCGCGGCTCCGCAGCCGGGGAGTGGCCACTCCGGCACTGATACTGTCCGCGCTGAGTAACCCCGCGGACAGGGTTGAGGGCCTGGACCGGGGCGCGGAAGACTATCTGGGCAAGCCGTTCGACGTCGACGAGCTCCTCGCCAGACTCCGGTCCCTGTTGCGGCGGCACACCGCGTCCTCCGACGCCGTGCCCGTTCCCGGCGGCATGCTGGACGTCAGCGGCCGCACGGTCACACTGGGGAGCGGGGCCGTCATCGTCCTGTCCGAACGGGAAAGCGAACTGTTGGCACTGCTGGCCCGCCGCCCCCAGCAGATCTTCACGAGGGAGGGCCTGATGGATGCGGTGTTCCCGGAAGCCGACGACGACGGCGTCGTGGACACCTACGTGCATTACCTGCGGAAGAAGCTGGCCAAGTCCGCGGTGCTCACCGTCCGGGGTGTCGGCTACCGGCTGGGGGCGCTCCTGTGA
- a CDS encoding sigma-70 family RNA polymerase sigma factor translates to MPLDEDVVAAIYRDHGTALRRFVLSASRDPQLADDIVQETVLRVWQQAPQITGSLRSYLFRTARNIMIDNYRKAQRRPREATERDVADLVDAAERVDDLLNRVLMEEALLRLSAEHRDVLVALHYRRFTVQEASVQLNIPTGTVKSRAFYAVRALRTILDEMGVQR, encoded by the coding sequence ATGCCGCTGGACGAAGACGTGGTGGCTGCGATCTACCGCGACCATGGAACGGCCCTGAGGCGCTTCGTTCTCAGCGCCTCCCGGGATCCGCAACTGGCGGATGACATCGTGCAGGAGACGGTGTTGCGTGTCTGGCAGCAGGCTCCGCAGATCACCGGGAGCCTGCGCAGCTATCTCTTCAGGACTGCCCGCAACATCATGATCGACAATTACCGCAAGGCCCAGCGCCGCCCGCGTGAGGCCACGGAACGCGATGTGGCCGATCTTGTGGATGCTGCCGAACGCGTCGACGATCTGCTCAACAGGGTCCTGATGGAGGAGGCGCTGCTCCGGCTCAGCGCGGAGCACCGCGACGTCCTTGTCGCCCTCCACTACCGCCGCTTCACGGTCCAGGAGGCCTCGGTGCAGTTGAATATCCCCACCGGCACCGTGAAATCCCGGGCCTTCTACGCCGTGCGCGCGTTGCGGACGATCCTTGACGAAATGGGGGTGCAGCGGTGA
- a CDS encoding zf-HC2 domain-containing protein → MTATELHQLLGAYLLGGLEPAEAAVFEQHLGSCTDCRQELDELASLPALLDALPIPDAVALTAAAVAAGREAAPAAAGTSPVPRRLLDELAARRRKVRRRWSAAAAAAAAACLALGVLAGPLLSPLPKPDASYSVQASNGLQVTVGLVRKAWGTELAVDGRSLPAEGTFSLWVKARDGGEDRACSWTATPSGKVRITGATPLQLSSITSVEMRNGQQQTVAVIAVPNG, encoded by the coding sequence GTGACGGCAACGGAACTCCACCAGCTGCTCGGCGCATATCTTCTCGGGGGCCTGGAGCCTGCGGAAGCGGCTGTATTTGAGCAGCATCTGGGCTCCTGCACGGACTGCCGGCAGGAGCTGGACGAATTGGCCAGCCTCCCGGCCCTGCTCGACGCACTTCCGATACCCGACGCCGTCGCGCTCACCGCCGCGGCAGTTGCGGCGGGCCGTGAGGCGGCCCCGGCGGCGGCCGGGACCAGTCCGGTCCCGCGGCGCCTGCTCGATGAACTTGCCGCCCGTCGCAGGAAAGTGCGACGCCGGTGGTCGGCGGCGGCCGCGGCCGCGGCTGCGGCGTGCCTCGCCCTGGGCGTCCTGGCCGGGCCGCTGCTTAGTCCGCTTCCTAAACCGGACGCCAGCTACTCGGTCCAGGCCAGCAACGGACTCCAGGTCACCGTGGGCCTCGTCAGGAAGGCCTGGGGGACCGAACTGGCGGTTGATGGCCGGAGCCTGCCTGCGGAGGGGACGTTCTCGCTGTGGGTGAAGGCCCGCGACGGTGGAGAAGACCGTGCCTGTTCCTGGACGGCAACCCCTTCCGGCAAGGTCAGGATCACCGGAGCCACGCCCCTGCAGCTCTCGAGCATCACCAGCGTCGAGATGCGGAACGGGCAGCAGCAGACCGTGGCCGTCATCGCCGTGCCGAACGGGTAG
- a CDS encoding DUF1206 domain-containing protein, translating into MIIKKEIKDAAEIAEDVTNSKPLEVVARAGFAVSGILHLLIGLVAIRLAMGGQGQADVSGAVEELAVQPAGPVLLWSSFAACVALALWQASDAIFDFEHLPTRKKVGKKLKAALQAVVYAGIAATLMSFAIGARSDHRRSTSDLTAALMQAPGGFLLLLLLGAAVAVTGIVYAIRGFRQSFTKYLRLPSPETARKAVKVLGVAGYAAKGIVLFLVGLLIIVATVTAHPEESTGLDGGLKALREQPFGFYLLAAVGAGLICYGIFMVVRSKLARM; encoded by the coding sequence TTGATCATCAAGAAGGAAATCAAAGACGCGGCGGAAATCGCCGAGGACGTCACCAACTCGAAGCCGCTCGAGGTTGTGGCCCGGGCCGGGTTTGCCGTGAGCGGCATCCTGCACCTGCTGATCGGGCTGGTCGCCATCCGGCTTGCCATGGGCGGTCAGGGCCAGGCAGACGTCAGCGGCGCCGTCGAGGAGCTCGCTGTCCAGCCCGCCGGACCGGTGCTGCTCTGGAGCTCCTTCGCGGCCTGCGTCGCCTTGGCCCTCTGGCAGGCCAGCGACGCCATCTTCGATTTCGAGCACCTTCCCACCAGGAAGAAGGTCGGGAAGAAACTCAAGGCCGCGCTCCAGGCCGTGGTGTATGCCGGAATCGCCGCGACGCTCATGTCCTTCGCCATCGGTGCCCGCTCCGACCACCGCCGCTCCACGAGCGACCTGACCGCGGCGCTCATGCAGGCCCCGGGAGGCTTCCTCCTCCTGCTGCTCCTCGGCGCCGCGGTGGCTGTCACCGGAATCGTCTACGCCATCCGCGGCTTCCGGCAGTCGTTCACCAAATATCTCCGGCTGCCGTCCCCGGAGACGGCGCGCAAGGCGGTAAAGGTGCTTGGTGTGGCCGGCTACGCAGCCAAGGGCATCGTATTGTTCCTCGTCGGCCTGCTGATCATCGTCGCCACCGTGACGGCGCACCCCGAGGAATCAACCGGGCTCGACGGCGGCCTGAAGGCCCTGCGCGAGCAGCCGTTTGGCTTCTACTTGCTGGCCGCCGTCGGCGCCGGACTGATCTGCTACGGCATCTTCATGGTCGTGCGGTCCAAACTCGCCAGGATGTAG
- a CDS encoding amino acid permease codes for MSERTISVAETTALQTGTGGHRQEPHLARALGNRHIQLLAIGGAIGTGLFMGSGKTISLAGPSVIFVYMIIGSMLFFVMRAMGEILLSNLNYKSFSDFAGDLLGPWAGFFTGWSYWFFWVVTGVADIVAISGYVDKLAPGTPLWIPALITPAVLIVLNLPSVKAFGEAEFWFAIIKVVAILALIATGVVMIATHFTSPNGAVASLANIWNDGGMFPHGMFGFILGFQIAIFAFAGIELVGTAAAETKNPERNLPRAINSIPIRVLLFYVGALVVIMAVNPWHSIDPASSPFIGMFTLAGLGIAAVVINLVVLTSAASSANSGIYSTSRMVYGLAQDGNAPKAFGKLSPRKVPQNALLFSCIFLLSGLVLLYSGDSVIGAFTIVTSVASVLTMFVWSMILVSYIVFRRRRPELHAASKFKMPGSGFMPYVVLAFFIFMLVALAQADDTRLALVVAPVWFLLLGIAWYFNRQTPLQQARMAEWAAVSTREKATAARATAAGR; via the coding sequence ATGTCTGAACGCACAATTTCGGTAGCCGAGACCACCGCCCTGCAAACCGGCACCGGGGGACACCGCCAGGAACCGCATCTCGCCCGGGCGCTTGGCAACCGCCATATCCAGCTGCTCGCCATCGGCGGCGCCATCGGAACCGGCCTGTTCATGGGCTCCGGCAAGACGATCTCGCTGGCCGGCCCCTCGGTCATCTTCGTCTACATGATCATCGGCTCCATGCTGTTTTTCGTCATGCGCGCCATGGGTGAGATCCTGCTCTCCAACCTGAACTACAAATCCTTCAGCGACTTCGCCGGAGACCTGCTGGGTCCGTGGGCCGGATTCTTCACCGGCTGGTCATACTGGTTCTTTTGGGTGGTCACCGGCGTCGCCGACATCGTTGCCATCTCCGGCTACGTGGACAAGCTCGCACCGGGTACACCCCTGTGGATCCCGGCCCTCATCACCCCGGCCGTGCTGATCGTGCTGAACCTGCCCAGCGTCAAGGCCTTCGGCGAGGCCGAGTTCTGGTTCGCCATCATCAAGGTAGTGGCGATCCTCGCCCTGATCGCCACCGGCGTGGTCATGATCGCGACCCACTTCACCTCCCCCAACGGCGCGGTGGCCAGCCTGGCCAACATCTGGAACGACGGCGGCATGTTCCCGCACGGGATGTTCGGCTTCATCCTCGGCTTCCAGATCGCCATCTTCGCCTTCGCCGGGATCGAACTGGTGGGCACTGCAGCAGCGGAAACCAAGAACCCGGAAAGGAACCTGCCCCGGGCCATCAACTCCATCCCCATCCGCGTCCTGCTCTTCTATGTAGGGGCATTGGTCGTCATCATGGCGGTGAACCCGTGGCACAGCATCGACCCCGCCAGCAGCCCGTTCATCGGCATGTTTACCCTCGCAGGGCTGGGCATCGCCGCCGTGGTGATCAACCTCGTCGTGCTGACCTCCGCCGCATCCAGCGCCAACTCCGGCATCTACTCCACCTCGCGCATGGTCTACGGCCTGGCCCAGGACGGGAACGCACCGAAGGCCTTCGGGAAGCTGAGCCCGCGCAAGGTCCCGCAGAACGCCCTGCTGTTCTCCTGCATCTTCCTGCTGTCCGGACTCGTCCTGCTCTACTCCGGCGATTCCGTCATCGGCGCCTTCACCATCGTCACCTCGGTTGCGTCGGTGCTGACGATGTTTGTCTGGTCGATGATCCTCGTCAGCTACATCGTGTTCCGCCGGCGGAGGCCCGAACTCCATGCCGCCTCGAAGTTCAAGATGCCGGGCTCCGGCTTCATGCCCTATGTGGTGCTGGCGTTCTTCATCTTTATGCTGGTGGCCCTGGCCCAGGCCGATGACACCCGGCTCGCGCTGGTGGTGGCTCCGGTGTGGTTCCTGCTGCTGGGCATCGCTTGGTACTTCAACCGCCAGACGCCCCTCCAGCAGGCCCGGATGGCGGAATGGGCGGCAGTGTCAACCAGGGAAAAGGCGACGGCGGCAAGGGCCACGGCCGCCGGGCGCTAA
- the trmB gene encoding tRNA (guanosine(46)-N7)-methyltransferase TrmB codes for MSESPESPQTPQPSRPVTPGSQASFGTYGGRPVSFVRRGTRLQGRRQAAWEEHSDRWAVEVPRHVANTSVHPDYVFDAKAEFGRNAPLIVEIGSGLGDAVCHAAEQNPDTDFLAVEVYTPGLANTLIKINSRKLGNVRVVEANAPEVLATMLPAASVTELWVFFPDPWHKSRHHKRRLIQPAFAELAARALKPGGVWRIATDWSNYAVHVREVLAGSPDFENLHEGERGGTESPLTRVWESGVESLVGGAPVKEGRAPVSTDQTGPNEGIDETGGWAPRFEGRILTSFENKAHEAGRLIFDLSYRRR; via the coding sequence ATGAGTGAATCCCCAGAATCCCCCCAGACGCCGCAGCCGTCGCGCCCGGTCACCCCCGGAAGCCAGGCCTCCTTCGGGACCTACGGCGGCCGGCCTGTCAGCTTCGTGCGCCGCGGGACCCGGCTGCAGGGCCGGCGGCAGGCCGCCTGGGAGGAGCACTCCGACCGCTGGGCCGTCGAGGTTCCCCGCCACGTCGCCAACACCTCCGTGCATCCGGACTATGTGTTTGACGCCAAAGCCGAATTCGGCCGCAACGCCCCGCTGATCGTGGAGATCGGGTCCGGCCTCGGTGACGCCGTGTGCCATGCCGCGGAGCAGAACCCGGACACGGACTTCCTGGCCGTTGAGGTCTACACGCCGGGCCTGGCGAACACCCTGATCAAGATCAACAGCCGCAAGCTGGGCAACGTCCGTGTGGTCGAGGCGAATGCCCCGGAGGTACTCGCCACCATGCTGCCGGCGGCTTCGGTCACGGAACTGTGGGTCTTCTTCCCCGATCCGTGGCACAAATCCCGACACCACAAGCGCCGCCTCATCCAGCCGGCCTTCGCCGAACTCGCCGCGAGGGCGCTCAAGCCCGGCGGCGTCTGGCGGATCGCGACGGACTGGTCCAATTACGCCGTCCATGTCCGCGAGGTCCTGGCCGGCTCGCCCGATTTCGAGAATCTGCATGAAGGCGAACGCGGCGGCACCGAAAGTCCGCTGACCCGGGTGTGGGAATCTGGCGTCGAGTCCCTCGTGGGCGGCGCGCCCGTGAAGGAAGGCCGCGCACCGGTCAGCACCGACCAGACCGGCCCCAACGAAGGCATCGACGAGACGGGCGGATGGGCCCCGCGGTTCGAGGGACGGATCCTGACGAGCTTCGAGAACAAGGCGCACGAGGCCGGCCGCCTCATCTTCGACCTCAGCTACCGGCGCCGCTGA
- a CDS encoding MFS transporter gives MAPGRRSPLVDAEIDDVPAAEPTRVGSRRGLAYLGVCLVLIGLNLRTVFSSFSAVLPEVTADAGLPGWAVVVLTTVPVTLLGLFAPLAPVLARRFGAERVLLGAMAVLTAGLLLRPLDAAGAGHLPALLAGTAACGAAISLCNVLLPGLVKRDFPHRLGLMGGLYTTAICASAALGAGFTYPVFAATGEWTAALWFWAVPPGVVLLLFLPLAIRQHHGRHQQAAGGVNVWRSAVAWQVTIFMVLQAMMSFSVFAWLAPILRERGVDGGTAGLIVSASIGLQMLGSLFAPALATRFRDQRAINTVVALMTGGGFALSIFGPLPLVWLWTGLLGLGQGSLTAVALTMIMVRTRDGHTAAHLSGMMQGVGYGLGSTGTLVVGQLHQATGSFAAAAVLFLVVGSLAAVFGYRAGRNRFVGG, from the coding sequence CTGGCCCCGGGGCGCCGCAGCCCCCTGGTGGACGCGGAGATCGACGACGTTCCCGCGGCGGAGCCCACCCGCGTCGGAAGCCGTCGCGGGCTGGCCTACCTGGGCGTGTGCCTGGTCCTCATCGGTTTGAACCTCCGCACCGTGTTTTCCAGTTTCTCCGCCGTGCTTCCCGAGGTGACGGCCGACGCCGGGCTGCCGGGCTGGGCGGTGGTGGTCCTCACTACGGTGCCGGTGACGCTGCTCGGTCTGTTCGCTCCGCTCGCCCCCGTGCTGGCGCGCCGCTTCGGGGCCGAGCGCGTGCTGCTCGGCGCCATGGCGGTGCTCACGGCAGGGCTCCTGCTGCGGCCGCTCGACGCAGCCGGGGCCGGACACCTTCCTGCGCTGCTGGCAGGAACGGCCGCGTGCGGCGCCGCGATCTCGCTGTGCAATGTGCTGCTGCCGGGCCTCGTGAAACGGGACTTTCCGCACCGCCTGGGCCTCATGGGGGGCCTGTACACCACGGCGATCTGCGCTTCAGCGGCCCTCGGTGCCGGCTTCACCTATCCCGTCTTTGCCGCGACGGGGGAGTGGACGGCGGCGCTGTGGTTCTGGGCGGTGCCGCCTGGCGTCGTTCTGCTGCTGTTCCTGCCGCTGGCCATCCGGCAGCACCACGGCCGGCACCAGCAGGCGGCCGGCGGCGTCAATGTGTGGCGTTCGGCCGTCGCCTGGCAGGTGACCATCTTCATGGTGCTCCAGGCGATGATGTCCTTCAGCGTGTTTGCGTGGCTGGCGCCGATCCTGCGCGAGCGCGGGGTTGACGGCGGCACGGCGGGGCTGATCGTCTCGGCCTCGATCGGGCTGCAGATGCTGGGATCGCTGTTCGCCCCGGCCCTGGCCACGCGGTTCCGGGACCAGCGCGCCATCAATACGGTGGTGGCGCTGATGACCGGCGGCGGCTTCGCCCTGAGCATCTTCGGCCCGCTGCCGCTGGTCTGGCTGTGGACCGGGCTGCTGGGCCTGGGGCAGGGGAGCCTGACGGCGGTGGCGCTGACCATGATCATGGTCCGCACCCGCGACGGGCATACGGCAGCGCACCTGTCCGGCATGATGCAGGGCGTGGGCTACGGGCTGGGTTCCACCGGGACCCTCGTGGTGGGCCAGCTGCATCAAGCCACGGGGTCCTTCGCCGCGGCGGCCGTGCTGTTCCTGGTGGTTGGCTCCCTGGCCGCCGTCTTCGGTTACCGCGCCGGACGGAACCGCTTCGTCGGCGGCTGA